The Streptomyces sp. NBC_00236 DNA window AGCCGACATCGAGGTGCCAAACCATCCCGTCGATATGGACTCTTGGGGAAGATCAGCCTGTTATCCCCGGGGTACCTTTTATCCGTTGAGCGACAGCGCTTCCACAAGCCACTGCCGGATCACTAGTCCCGACTTTCGTCCCTGCTCGACCCGTCGGTCTCACAGTCAAGCTCCCTTGTGCACTTACACTCAACACCTGATTGCCAACCAGGCTGAGGGAACCTTTGGGCGCCTCCGTTACTCTTTAGGAGGCAACCGCCCCAGTTAAACTACCCATCAGACACTGTCCCTGATCCGGATCACGGACCCAGGTTAGACATCCAGCACGACCAGAGTGGTATTTCAACGACGACTCCACAACCACTGGCGTGGCCGCTTCAAAGTCTCCCACCTATCCTACACAAGCCGAACCGAACACCAATATCAAACTATAGTAAAGGTCCCGGGGTCTTTCCGTCCTGCTGCGCGAAACGAGCATCTTTACTCGTAGTGCAATTTCACCGGGCCTATGGTTGAGACAGTCGAGAAGTCGTTACGCCATTCGTGCAGGTCGGAACTTACCCGACAAGGAATTTCGCTACCTTAGGATGGTTATAGTTACCACCGCCGTTTACTGGCGCTTAAGTTCTCAGCTTCGCCGACCCGAAAGTCAGCTAACCGGTCCCCTTAACGTTCCAGCACCGGGCAGGCGTCAGTCCGTATACATCGCCTTACGGCTTCGCACGGACCTGTGTTTTTAGTAAACAGTCGCTTCTCGCTGGTCTCTGCGGCCACCCCCAGCTCACCGAGTAAATCGGATCACCAGTGATGGCCCCCCTTCTCCCGAAGTTACGGGGGCATTTTGCCGAGTTCCTTAACCATAGTTCACCCGAACGCCTCGGTATTCTCTACCTGACCACCTGAGTCGGTTTAGGGTACGGGCCGCCATGAAACTCGCTAGAGGCTTTTCTCGACAGCATAGGATCATCCACTTCACCACAATCGGCTCGGCATCAGGTCTCAGCCTTAATGTGTGACGGATTTACCTACCACACGGCCTACACCCTTACCCCGGGACTACCACCGCCCGGGCTGGACTACCTTCCTGCGTCACCCCATCGCTTACCTAGTACAAGTCTGGTTCGTCGGCTCCACCACTACCCTCAACTCCGAAGAGATCGGGCCGGCTTCACGGACTTAGCATCGCCTGATTCAGTATTGGGCGTTTCAAAGCGGGTACCGGAATATCAACCGGTTGTCCATCGACTACGCCTGTCGGCCTCGCCTTAGGTCCCGACTTACCCTGGGCAGATCAGCTTGACCCAGGAACCCTTAGTCAATCGGCGCACACGTTTCTCACGTGTGTATCGCTACTCATGCCTGCATTCTCACTCGTGAACCGTCCACAACTCGCTTCCGCGGCTGCTTCACCCGGCACACGACGCTCCCCTACCCATCCACACAGGCGTTGGCCCTATATGTGTGAATGACACGACTTCGGCGGTACGCTTGAGCCCCGCTACATTGTCGGCGCGGAATCACTTGACCAGTGAGCTATTACGCACTCTTTCAAGGGTGGCTGCTTCTAAGCCAACCTCCTGGTTGTCTCTGCGACTCCACATCCTTTCCCACTTAGCGTACGCTTAGGGGCCTTAGTCGATGCTCTGGGCTGTTTCCCTCTCGACCATGGAGCTTATCCCCCACAGTCTCACTGCCGTGCTCTCACTTACCGGCATTCGGAGTTTGGCTAAGGTCAGTAACCCGGTAGGGCCCATCGCCTATCCAGTGCTCTACCTCCGGCAAGAAACACACGACGCTGCACCTAAATGCATTTCGGGGAGAACCAGCTATCACGGAGTTTGATTGGCCTTTCACCCCTAACCACAGGTCATCCCCCAGGTTTTCAACCCTGGTGGGTTCGGTCCTCCACGAAGTCTTACCTCCGCTTCAACCTGCCCATGGCTAGATCACTCCGCTTCGGGTCTTGAGCGCGCTACTAAATCGCCCTATTCGGACTCGCTTTCGCTACGGCTTCCCCACACGGGTTAACCTCGCAACACACCGCAAACTCGCAGGCTCATTCTTCAAAAGGCACGCAGTCACGACGCACCGAGCAAGCTCGATGCGCGACGCTCCCACGGCTTGTAGGCACACGGTTTCAGGTACTATTTCACTCCGCTCCCGCGGTACTTTTCACCATTCCCTCACGGTACTATCCGCTATCGGTCACCAGGGAATATTTAGGCTTAACGGGTGGTCCCGCCAGATTCACACGGGATTTCTCGGGCCCCGTGCTACTTGGGTGTCTCTTAAACGAGCCGTTAATGTTTCAGCTACGGGGGTCTTACCCTCTACGCCGGACCTTTCGCATGTCCTTCGCCTACATCAACGGTTTCTGACTCGTCTCACGGCCGGCAGACCATGAAAAAGAGATCCCACAACCCCGCATGCGCAACCCCTGCCGGGTATCACACGCATACGGTTTGGCCTGATCCAGTTTCGCTCGCCACTACTCCCGGAATCACGGTTGTTTTCTCTTCCTGAGGGTACTGAGATGTTTCACTTCCCCTCGTTCCCTCCACACTGCCTATGTGTTCAGCAGCGGGTGACAGCCCATGACGACTGCCGGGTTTCCCCATTCGGAAACCCCCGGATCAAAGCTTGGTTGACAGCTCCCCGGGGACTATCGTGGCCTCCCACGTCCTTCATCGGTTCCTGGTGCCAAGGCATCCACCGTGCGCCCTTAAAAACTTGGCCACAGATGCTCGCGTCCACTGTGCAGTTCTCAAACAACGACCAGCCACCCATCACCCCACCCTTACCGGATGAGTTCACTGGGGCCGGCAACCGAAGGACGACCTTTACGGCCGTACCTTCAGATACCCAACAGCGTGCCCGACCCGACCGATCACCCTCACGTTCCACGCCGAAGCAGTACTAGTGAAAACAACCTGTCGTGCCGAATAGTCAACGTTCCACCCATGAGCTAACCACCGCCGAACATTTGCCGGCGTAGTGGCTCTGGATTCCTTGCGGAATCTAGATGCTCCTTAGAAAGGAGGTGATCCAGCCGCACCTTCCGGTACGGCTACCTTGTTACGACTTCGTCCCAATCGCCAGTCCCACCTTCGACAGCTCCCTCCCACAAGGGGTTGGGCCACCGGCTTCGGGTGTTACCGACTTTCGTGACGTGACGGGCGGTGTGTACAAGGCCCGGGAACGTATTCACCGCAGCAATGCTGATCTGCGATTACTAGCAACTCCGACTTCATGGGGTCGAGTTGCAGACCCCAATCCGAACTGAGACCGGCTTTTTGAGATTCGCTCCGCCTCGCGGCATCGCAGCTCATTGTACCGGCCATTGTAGCACGTGTGCAGCCCAAGACATAAGGGGCATGATGACTTGACGTCGTCCCCACCTTCCTCCGAGTTGACCCCGGCAGTCTCCTGTGAGTCCCCATCACCCCGAAGGGCATGCTGGCAACACAGAACAAGGGTTGCGCTCGTTGCGGGACTTAACCCAACATCTCACGACACGAGCTGACGACAGCCATGCACCACCTGTCACCCGACCACAAGGGGGGCCGTATCTCTACGGCTTTCCGGGCGATGTCAAGCCTTGGTAAGGTTCTTCGCGTTGCGTCGAATTAAGCCACATGCTCCGCTGCTTGTGCGGGCCCCCGTCAATTCCTTTGAGTTTTAGCCTTGCGGCCGTACTCCCCAGGCGGGGAACTTAATGCGTTAGCTGCGGCACCGACGACGTGGAATGTCGCCAACACCTAGTTCCCAACGTTTACGGCGTGGACTACCAGGGTATCTAATCCTGTTCGCTCCCCACGCTTTCGCTCCTCAGCGTCAGTAATGGCCCAGAGATCCGCCTTCGCCACCGGTGTTCCTCCTGATATCTGCGCATTTCACCGCTACACCAGGAATTCCGATCTCCCCTACCACACTCTAGCCTGCCCGTATCGACTGCAGACCCGGGGTTAAGCCCCGGGCTTTCACAACCGACGCAACAAGCCGCCTACGAGCTCTTTACGCCCAATAATTCCGGACAACGCTTGCGCCCTACGTATTACCGCGGCTGCTGGCACGTAGTTAGCCGGCGCTTCTTCTGCAGGTACCGTCACTTTCGCTTCTTCCCTGCTGAAAGAGGTTTACAACCCGAAGGCCGTCATCCCTCACGCGGCGTCGCTGCATCAGGCTTTCGCCCATTGTGCAATATTCCCCACTGCTGCCTCCCGTAGGAGTCTGGGCCGTGTCTCAGTCCCAGTGTGGCCGGTCGCCCTCTCAGGCCGGCTACCCGTCGTCGCCTTGGTAGGCCATTACCCCACCAACTAGCTGATAGGCCGCGGGCTCATCCTTCACCGCCGGAGCTTTTAACCTTCCCCCATGAGAGGGAAAGTATTATCCGGTATTAGACCCCGTTTCCAGGGCTTGTCCCAGAGTGAAGGGCAGATTGCCCACGTGTTACTCACCCGTTCGCCACTAATCCACCCCGAAAGGCTTCATCGTTCGACTTGCATGTGTTAAGCACGCCGCCAGCGTTCGTCCTGAGCCAGGATCAAACTCTCCGTGAATGTTTTCCCGTAATCGGGTAGACACCACGAGAGCGGAACGACCAAGTCGGAATATGACCGGCCGTTCGCTATGTCCTCGCTGTGCGCATTGCCTACCAAGCCCGAAGACTTGTTAGGACTTTCAAAGGAACCTCGAACCTGCCGAAACAGGTCGGGGTATCAACATATCTGGCGTTGACTTTTGGCACGCTGTTGAGTTCTCAAGGAACGGACGCTTCCTTTGTACTCACCCGCAGAACATTTTCTGGGGCTTTCCTCCGGGCGCTTCCCTTCGGTCTTGCGTTTCCGACTCTATCAGACTCTTTCGTGTCCGATTCCCGGTCGAAGCGGGTCTCGCATTTTGCTTTCCAGTTCTTCGCTTTCGCGCTTTCCCTTTCCAGCGGTTCCAACCTTACCAGAACCCGTGCGTACCGTTTCCGGTCCGAATTTGAGTTCCGATGGCCTGTTGAAGCGGCCTTGCCTTTCGGCTGATTCGACTTTATCAGAAGCAATATGCCGAATTGATCGGCTTCATGTTCCAGAGAGTGGGAATCAAATGGCTCTGCGGAAATTAAATTTCCGTTGAGAGCTAGGTAAACCTAACCGTTGAGCTCGAACTTGTCCAGTTCGAGGCAACCGTTCGAATCTACCTCCCCCAGTCCGCCGTGTCAACGGTTCTTTTGGGGCTTGAGGAGACTAGCAGGTCAGCACGGCCGCTCGCACATCAGGCGGCCACCGGCAGCTCGGCGCTCCGTTCGCCTGCCGCGATGTCGCCTGCGTCGCCGGCTCGGGCCGCCCGGCCGCCCAGGATGTAGACGTAGGCAAGGAAGCCCAACTCAGCGGCGACCCCGATGGCGATGCGTGCCCAGGTCGGAAGGCCTGAAGGGGTGACGAAGCCTTCGATGACGCCCGACACGAACAGTACGAGCGCAAGTCCGATGGCCATGCCGATGGCAGCCCGGCCCTGTTGTGCCAGGGCTGTACGCCGGGTGTGCGGGCCGGGATCGATGACCGTCCAGCCCAGGCGGAGGCCGGTTCCTGCCGCGACGAAGACCGCCGTGAGTTCCAGCAGCCCGTGGGGAAGGATCAGCCCGAGGAAGGTGTCGAGCCGGCCCGCCGAGGACATCAGGCCGATACCCACCGCAAGGTTGAGCACGTTGACGAAGAGAATCCAGATCACCGGAACGCAGAGGAACGCGCCGAGCACCAGGCACATGGCTGCGGCCTGTGCGTTGTTCGTCCAGACCTGGGCGGCGAAAGAGGCCGCCGGGTGGCTGGAGTAGTACGTCTCGTACTCGCCTCCCGGACTGGTCAGACGGCGGAGGTCCTCCGGAGCGGCGATGGCCGCCTGGACCTCCGGATGGGTGCCGATCCACCAGCCCATCAGCGCTGCCAGCAGCGCTGAGAGGACGGCGGTGGGTATCCACCAGTGCCTGGACCGGTAGACCGCCGCGGGAAAACCTGCCGTCAGGAAGTGCACGGCGTCGCGCCAGGAGGCACGACGGGTGCCGGTCACCGTGGAGCGTGCCCGGGCCACCAGCTGCGTCAGGCGCGCGGTGAGCAGGGGGTCGGGCGCGCTGGACTGGATCAGGGAGAGGTGGGTGGCCGTGCGCTGGTAGAGGTCGACCAGTTCATCGGCCTCCGCTCCCGTGAGTTTGCGCCCGCGGTGCAGGAGGTGGTCCAGACGGTCCCACTCGATGCGGTGGGTGTTGACGAAGACGTCGAGGTCCATGGTCGGCTGCTGCTCCTGGCATGGGTGTGTACGGGTCCGTACAACTGCGGCGCGTTGCGGGTCAGCTTGGCAGATTGTGGCCCCGAGGGGCAGGGATGGTCGGCGAAGGGGCGGGCAGCAATGAGTGAGCTGGTGACCGGGGATGCGGTCGTGCTGGGGCTGCGGCCGGCGAAACTGCCGAGCCGGGCACTGGCTCTCGTCATCGATCTGGTGGCGGTGGGAACGGTCTTCGTGCTGGTGTCGATCGGATTGGCCATCGCGACGGTCACACTCGACGAAGCGGCGATGGCCGCGGTGACCGTCGCGACCTTTCTGCTCGTGCTGGTGGGGGTGCCCATCGCGGTGGAGACACTCAGCCATGGCCGTTCGCTGGGGAAACTCGCGTGCGGGCTGCGGGTGGTCCGGGACGACGGCGGGCCCATCCGGTTCCGGCATGCGCTGGTGCGCGGGGCGATGGGCGTGGTGGAGATCCTCGCGACGCTCGGTGCCGTCGCCGCCATCGCCTCGCTGGTTTCGGCGCGAGGGCGGCGGCTCGGGGATGTCTTCGCGGGGACACTCGTCGTACGGGAGCGGGTGCCGGCGGGCAGGGCCGCAGCCGTGCCGCCTCCGCCGCCCTGGCTGGTCGGCCGGTTCGCCGGACTGGACCTGTCGGCCGTCCCGGACGATCTGTGGCTTGCCGTGCGGCAGTACCT harbors:
- a CDS encoding stage II sporulation protein M, with the translated sequence MDLDVFVNTHRIEWDRLDHLLHRGRKLTGAEADELVDLYQRTATHLSLIQSSAPDPLLTARLTQLVARARSTVTGTRRASWRDAVHFLTAGFPAAVYRSRHWWIPTAVLSALLAALMGWWIGTHPEVQAAIAAPEDLRRLTSPGGEYETYYSSHPAASFAAQVWTNNAQAAAMCLVLGAFLCVPVIWILFVNVLNLAVGIGLMSSAGRLDTFLGLILPHGLLELTAVFVAAGTGLRLGWTVIDPGPHTRRTALAQQGRAAIGMAIGLALVLFVSGVIEGFVTPSGLPTWARIAIGVAAELGFLAYVYILGGRAARAGDAGDIAAGERSAELPVAA
- a CDS encoding RDD family protein; this translates as MSELVTGDAVVLGLRPAKLPSRALALVIDLVAVGTVFVLVSIGLAIATVTLDEAAMAAVTVATFLLVLVGVPIAVETLSHGRSLGKLACGLRVVRDDGGPIRFRHALVRGAMGVVEILATLGAVAAIASLVSARGRRLGDVFAGTLVVRERVPAGRAAAVPPPPPWLVGRFAGLDLSAVPDDLWLAVRQYLTRMHQLDAAVGRAMSQRLAEELAVRTGVPAPAGVPAAAFLAAVVNERQTRDARRAFASAAAPSATPLPHPVPLPHYDAPSAHPVPAPHPAPAPVAPAPPVGRDGAAADAGADAVRPSTGGFAPPA